From the Leptospira biflexa serovar Patoc strain 'Patoc 1 (Paris)' genome, one window contains:
- a CDS encoding inositol monophosphatase family protein, translating to MLSELHDRSYHFLNFLPNVANFLVEKHKESDLKVDEKSLYNLVTEADLKAESMILEEIQKNFPSDGILAEERGAIPGTSGYTWVIDPLDGTTNYTHGLPLYGISVGVVETESMAPVIGMVFFPELGTYYHAIKGQGAFREKKQIQVSQTKAMKDSLFVTGFPYDRNLSLDTLMQYYKSILQKSRGIRRTGAATLDLCWLAEGKFEGYYELGLKPWDMAAAGLIVMEAKGKLTSMDGNDFSIMIPSLLASNGQVHDYLLAEFEGQINRVAY from the coding sequence ATGCTTTCTGAATTACATGATAGGTCTTATCATTTTTTAAACTTTTTACCAAATGTCGCAAACTTCCTCGTTGAAAAACACAAAGAATCCGACTTAAAAGTTGATGAAAAAAGTTTATACAACTTAGTCACAGAAGCTGATCTTAAAGCAGAATCGATGATTCTGGAAGAAATTCAAAAAAATTTCCCCTCGGATGGAATCCTCGCTGAAGAACGTGGGGCCATTCCTGGAACATCTGGTTATACTTGGGTGATAGATCCTTTGGATGGCACAACCAATTATACACATGGATTGCCATTGTATGGAATTTCAGTGGGAGTTGTGGAAACAGAATCGATGGCACCTGTCATCGGAATGGTTTTTTTTCCTGAACTGGGTACCTATTACCATGCAATCAAAGGACAAGGTGCCTTCCGAGAGAAAAAACAAATCCAAGTATCTCAAACGAAAGCGATGAAAGATTCCCTTTTTGTCACTGGGTTTCCTTATGATCGAAACTTGTCTTTGGATACATTAATGCAGTATTATAAATCGATTTTACAAAAATCACGTGGGATTCGTCGTACTGGTGCCGCGACGTTAGACTTATGTTGGTTAGCCGAAGGAAAATTTGAAGGTTATTACGAATTAGGTTTGAAACCTTGGGATATGGCGGCAGCTGGTCTCATTGTGATGGAAGCAAAAGGAAAATTAACTTCAATGGATGGAAACGATTTTTCGATTATGATTCCAAGTTTACTTGCAAGCAACGGTCAAGTACATGACTACTTACTTGCGGAATTTGAAGGTCAAATTAACCGAGTAGCATATTAA
- a CDS encoding DUF4870 domain-containing protein, whose protein sequence is MTDVQLEQNQEEKKWARRAHISTLLTYPMALLPFPFYFSSLGAMVYPFVMWLSRTKSSYSAKQSLEAMYLQALLSLGYFGFGTKFGEDRVLLVFSYVLMAFLHVIFLGIAIYRTTIGKPHHYPFSFFPLLFSSHQTKENWNELKKKFEDKVEFSEYKSQMEKLDTYRLSTEKDSKSLTDVGLQGLCNEYLHSLSDLRVKLAEDPLAYRKAKQFLNYFPETVSKILNQYIRVNQNTNTPEADKRKSELNSLLSEVIKTTEQVRNKLKADETLNLDVEITAMKKNIEFGGY, encoded by the coding sequence ATGACAGACGTACAATTGGAACAAAACCAAGAAGAAAAAAAATGGGCCAGACGCGCCCATATTTCCACTTTGCTGACTTATCCCATGGCACTTTTGCCTTTTCCCTTCTATTTTTCATCTTTAGGGGCAATGGTATATCCTTTTGTCATGTGGTTGTCTCGGACTAAATCATCTTATTCCGCCAAACAATCATTAGAGGCAATGTATCTGCAAGCTTTATTGTCTCTAGGATACTTTGGGTTCGGAACAAAGTTTGGTGAAGATCGAGTATTGCTTGTATTCTCTTATGTGTTGATGGCATTCCTTCATGTGATTTTTTTAGGGATTGCCATTTATCGCACAACGATCGGAAAACCTCACCATTATCCATTTAGTTTTTTTCCACTTCTTTTTTCGTCCCATCAAACAAAGGAAAATTGGAATGAGTTAAAGAAGAAATTCGAAGACAAAGTTGAATTTTCTGAATACAAGTCACAAATGGAAAAGTTAGATACATATCGTTTGTCGACCGAAAAGGATTCAAAATCATTAACAGATGTAGGTTTGCAAGGGTTATGTAATGAATATTTACATTCCTTATCTGACTTACGTGTCAAACTAGCAGAGGATCCATTAGCCTATCGGAAAGCTAAACAATTTTTGAATTATTTCCCAGAAACAGTTTCGAAAATTCTGAATCAATACATTCGCGTGAATCAAAATACGAATACACCTGAAGCAGACAAAAGAAAATCGGAACTCAATTCATTGTTAAGCGAAGTGATTAAAACTACGGAACAAGTGCGAAATAAATTAAAAGCTGACGAAACCCTAAATTTAGATGTTGAGATCACTGCGATGAAAAAAAACATCGAATTTGGTGGGTATTGA
- a CDS encoding toxic anion resistance protein — MDSLELKNNDPELQLTKEDIQKVEELTGQIKLNNPNDIVSYGSSAQAKVSDFADKVLSEIKTKDSGYAGELLNQLLFKIKDLDMDSFAGEGSTLSKIPLIGSLFDASRKFLAKFEDLESQIGKIVDELHSARTNLTKDITLLQALYEKNLEYFKEIQIFIAAGDKKIQELRDKILPEMLEKAKAQGDTLASQQYQDMVQMVDRFEKKIHDLKLTRILSLQTGPQIRLIQSGNQVLVEKIQSSILNTIPLWKNQIVIALGLMRQRKALEAQKQVSKTTNDLIQKNAEMLKSGTVEIAKESEKGIIEIETLKNVNQQLIETITETLKIQEDGRQKRKLAEQEMIKIESDIKQKLLESK, encoded by the coding sequence ATGGACTCGCTGGAACTCAAAAATAATGACCCGGAACTACAACTGACCAAAGAAGACATTCAAAAAGTTGAGGAACTTACCGGACAAATTAAACTCAACAATCCAAATGACATAGTTTCTTATGGATCCTCAGCACAAGCAAAGGTTTCTGATTTTGCCGATAAGGTTCTTTCTGAGATCAAAACTAAGGATTCAGGTTATGCGGGGGAACTCCTTAACCAATTATTATTCAAAATCAAAGATTTGGATATGGATAGTTTTGCTGGGGAAGGGAGTACACTTTCCAAAATTCCATTGATCGGTAGCTTATTTGATGCCTCTCGCAAATTTTTAGCAAAGTTTGAAGATTTGGAATCGCAGATTGGAAAAATTGTCGATGAACTGCATTCAGCTAGAACAAATCTCACAAAAGACATAACTTTATTGCAGGCGTTATACGAGAAAAATTTAGAATATTTCAAAGAGATTCAAATTTTTATCGCTGCAGGTGATAAAAAAATCCAAGAGCTTCGCGATAAAATTTTACCTGAAATGTTAGAGAAAGCCAAAGCACAAGGTGACACCTTAGCTTCTCAGCAATACCAAGATATGGTACAAATGGTCGATCGATTCGAGAAAAAAATCCATGATTTAAAACTCACTAGAATTCTTTCCTTACAAACTGGTCCTCAAATTCGATTGATCCAAAGTGGAAACCAAGTTTTGGTCGAAAAAATCCAAAGTTCCATTTTAAATACAATCCCACTTTGGAAAAATCAAATTGTGATCGCACTTGGATTGATGCGCCAAAGAAAAGCCTTGGAAGCACAAAAACAAGTTTCGAAAACTACCAACGATCTCATTCAAAAAAATGCTGAGATGTTGAAATCGGGAACTGTTGAGATTGCAAAAGAATCGGAAAAGGGAATCATTGAAATTGAAACATTAAAAAATGTGAACCAACAACTAATAGAGACCATTACCGAAACCTTAAAGATCCAAGAAGATGGGCGTCAAAAACGTAAGTTAGCCGAACAAGAAATGATCAAAATCGAATCCGATATCAAACAAAAACTTTTGGAATCAAAATAG
- a CDS encoding tyrosine-type recombinase/integrase, producing the protein MLNTNLNLPTFLPHILTVDVCTLGNRLLDQTDVRNLLNRIRGRNHIHYLIIKFLVCTGLSLPELIHLKIADFNSEMDRFHLKNGGRLRRRNIFLDPKFAVELYRYACEFSPSDYLFPGRDGILRTRTIQKILKTASRLISKEIHIPFLRDVIALHLFQNGFPVWEIQEFLGHRTTRSTRQRIMLHIPETEHNDPRLFTRNRNQAA; encoded by the coding sequence ATGCTAAATACAAATTTGAATTTACCAACCTTTCTTCCTCACATTCTCACCGTTGATGTTTGTACTTTAGGCAATCGACTATTAGACCAAACAGATGTCCGAAACCTACTGAATCGAATCAGGGGCCGAAACCATATTCATTACTTAATCATCAAATTTTTAGTCTGCACCGGGTTGTCATTACCCGAACTCATCCACCTAAAAATCGCCGACTTTAATTCCGAAATGGATCGTTTCCATTTAAAGAACGGCGGTCGTTTGCGTAGGAGGAATATTTTCCTAGATCCAAAGTTTGCCGTCGAACTCTATCGTTACGCCTGCGAATTTTCACCAAGTGATTATTTATTCCCAGGGAGAGACGGAATTTTGCGCACAAGAACCATCCAAAAGATTCTGAAAACGGCAAGCAGGCTAATCTCGAAAGAGATCCATATTCCGTTCTTAAGAGATGTGATTGCGCTGCACTTATTCCAAAACGGATTCCCCGTTTGGGAAATCCAAGAATTTTTGGGCCACCGAACGACCCGTTCCACAAGACAGAGGATTATGTTGCATATCCCAGAGACAGAACACAATGACCCTCGACTTTTTACGAGAAACAGAAACCAAGCGGCGTAA
- a CDS encoding STAS domain-containing protein — protein sequence MEIKTKKIGKHTLVHLNGRLDITHSDEVEAKLADDVQNGDGDIIINLELISYISSSGIRIFVGMVRELDKQGRKLKLCCITPPVKKVFDVVELLDLFEVFETEQEAVNSLSK from the coding sequence TTGGAAATCAAAACCAAAAAAATCGGAAAGCACACACTCGTTCACCTCAATGGTCGTTTAGACATCACCCATTCTGATGAGGTTGAGGCAAAATTAGCCGACGATGTGCAAAACGGGGACGGTGACATCATCATCAACCTGGAGCTTATCTCCTATATCTCCTCCTCTGGAATTCGTATCTTTGTTGGAATGGTACGAGAACTCGACAAACAAGGAAGAAAGCTCAAACTTTGTTGCATCACACCACCTGTGAAAAAGGTTTTTGATGTTGTAGAACTTTTGGATTTGTTTGAAGTTTTTGAGACGGAACAAGAAGCCGTTAATTCTCTTTCAAAGTAG
- a CDS encoding ArnT family glycosyltransferase, producing the protein MAYASFFIISILYCLQVGINIGVLPVVWPDEVLFYSPAISFANTGHLKTEVLSGLIPGMESKTLWMPPFYLLFSGFTLTIFPDSILTLRIANVCIVYLTAFGFYRLLKRFFIPEFGAQIAFASLLWEPLLFRFGTVARMEALTAFLFILSLFFATNKKVNKWNPFFAGVLLSLSALSHPIGASFGLVTLFLVYQNFKLKNIVWFLLGGIFPILCWMVYIHPNWDWFQIQFGAQLTRKQNLLNTFTIIDKIKIFSFGFGFPKIRILIILIQLFLLSFFTYKQIRNNGTLLNSWLLFWIWTISVFAALYTSSEGWYVYHSLFPLSLGMALLVQERTFVNRLPVIGISLSLFALVSMHHIHWSKTNSLEIQTSHFQHIQRSLSQSNAVYLQSLPDPYFYLKSKRPDLDILEFIPGELEIPSETYINTIRSRDSFVFYDETLINETIKDYLKQGSWIREEWEIPVPSNHWLHYKTIVYTKK; encoded by the coding sequence GTGGCTTACGCCTCGTTTTTTATTATATCAATTTTATACTGTCTCCAGGTTGGAATCAACATAGGTGTCCTTCCTGTCGTATGGCCTGATGAAGTACTATTCTATTCACCTGCTATCTCGTTTGCAAACACTGGACACTTAAAAACAGAAGTCCTATCAGGACTCATTCCAGGTATGGAATCCAAAACACTTTGGATGCCACCTTTTTATCTTTTGTTTTCTGGATTCACTTTAACCATTTTCCCTGATTCAATCCTTACACTTCGCATAGCAAACGTTTGCATTGTTTATTTAACTGCCTTTGGATTCTACCGATTATTAAAACGTTTTTTTATTCCTGAGTTTGGCGCACAGATTGCATTTGCGAGTTTGCTTTGGGAGCCACTTCTCTTTCGTTTTGGAACAGTCGCCAGAATGGAAGCACTCACTGCGTTTTTATTTATACTAAGTTTATTTTTTGCTACGAACAAAAAAGTAAACAAATGGAATCCTTTTTTTGCTGGAGTCTTATTATCATTGTCAGCTCTTTCTCATCCGATTGGAGCTTCATTTGGACTTGTAACACTTTTTCTGGTGTATCAAAATTTTAAATTAAAAAATATCGTCTGGTTTTTATTAGGTGGGATTTTTCCGATTCTCTGTTGGATGGTTTATATTCATCCTAATTGGGATTGGTTTCAAATTCAATTTGGGGCACAACTCACAAGAAAACAAAACTTACTCAATACATTTACCATCATTGATAAAATTAAAATTTTCTCATTTGGTTTTGGTTTTCCGAAAATCAGAATACTAATCATATTGATTCAATTATTTTTATTATCATTTTTTACATATAAACAAATCCGAAACAATGGAACTTTATTAAATTCATGGTTACTATTTTGGATATGGACCATTTCTGTGTTTGCGGCATTATACACGTCTTCAGAAGGATGGTATGTTTATCATAGTTTATTCCCATTATCTTTGGGAATGGCATTGTTAGTACAAGAAAGAACATTTGTGAATCGACTCCCTGTCATTGGGATCAGTTTATCTTTATTTGCACTTGTATCAATGCACCATATCCATTGGTCCAAAACCAATTCCCTCGAGATACAAACATCGCACTTCCAACACATTCAGAGAAGTTTGAGCCAATCGAATGCCGTTTACCTACAAAGTTTACCCGATCCTTATTTTTATCTCAAATCCAAACGACCTGACTTGGATATTTTAGAATTCATTCCAGGCGAATTAGAGATCCCCTCTGAAACATATATCAATACCATTCGTTCAAGAGATAGTTTTGTTTTTTACGATGAAACTTTGATCAATGAAACAATCAAAGACTATCTGAAGCAAGGGAGTTGGATTCGGGAAGAATGGGAAATTCCTGTTCCATCCAACCATTGGTTGCACTACAAAACCATTGTTTATACGAAGAAGTAA
- a CDS encoding type III pantothenate kinase has protein sequence MSESPLLLVIDVGNTNTVFGVFREGEETPDFHKRTVTRRDRTSDELGLFLKGFLTQENVKADRVKKAIYSSVVPSLNPIVERMLEDWFDVNPLRVHYQMNLNFGISYPRPFEIGADRLVNAAYCAKMYPGKKAILVDLGTATTFCVISEKPEYIGGVIAPGLKISMDALTRNTAQLPPIVFGSPKHVLGDSTVESIQAGFFFGWIGLLKEIVRAIKDEHPGDYVVVGTGGLVTTIHASHNQVFDEIDPMMTLKGLKILADLNS, from the coding sequence ATGTCAGAATCACCACTATTACTTGTTATCGACGTTGGGAATACCAATACTGTATTTGGAGTTTTTCGAGAAGGTGAAGAAACGCCTGATTTTCACAAAAGAACTGTTACGCGAAGGGATCGAACTTCAGACGAACTTGGACTTTTTTTGAAAGGATTTTTAACTCAAGAAAACGTAAAAGCTGATCGAGTGAAAAAAGCGATTTATTCCAGTGTTGTTCCTTCACTCAATCCAATTGTTGAAAGAATGTTAGAAGATTGGTTTGATGTGAATCCACTCCGAGTTCATTACCAAATGAATTTAAATTTCGGTATCAGTTATCCACGACCATTTGAAATCGGAGCCGATCGGTTAGTAAACGCTGCTTATTGTGCAAAAATGTATCCAGGTAAAAAAGCGATTCTTGTCGATTTGGGAACAGCGACTACATTTTGTGTCATCAGCGAAAAACCTGAATACATTGGTGGAGTCATCGCACCTGGTTTAAAAATATCTATGGATGCCTTAACAAGAAATACGGCTCAACTTCCACCAATTGTCTTCGGATCTCCCAAACATGTACTTGGTGATTCAACTGTAGAATCAATCCAAGCTGGATTTTTCTTTGGTTGGATTGGACTCTTGAAAGAAATTGTCCGAGCCATTAAAGACGAACACCCAGGAGATTATGTGGTAGTTGGGACAGGTGGACTTGTCACTACGATTCATGCATCGCATAACCAAGTATTTGATGAAATTGATCCTATGATGACATTAAAAGGATTAAAGATTTTAGCGGATTTAAATTCCTAA
- a CDS encoding biotin--[acetyl-CoA-carboxylase] ligase: MQYRLLKPELGHRITSVNSTNEWIRNPEIPFGSWVIAEEQTEGKGRGQNSWQSLGEEPFIFSGKIRLSAAEISLPLVSIFVSSALLKTIYSFFPKRLDDTTIKWPNDIYKDDKKVAGILIQSEFSNGVYDVVIGIGLNFFGQTIPEPLADKASFLCEKQLSEGELERFANQLVVEINQAVITLLDQSQVLKDLVWIEDHSLLKNKVIETEWDQRIVRGRVLGIDELGFLLIMTETGQKIELMDTSPKFRII; this comes from the coding sequence ATGCAATACCGTCTCTTAAAACCTGAATTAGGGCATAGGATCACTTCCGTAAACTCTACCAATGAATGGATCCGAAATCCAGAAATTCCATTTGGATCGTGGGTGATCGCGGAAGAACAAACGGAAGGAAAAGGTCGGGGACAAAACTCATGGCAATCGTTAGGTGAAGAGCCATTCATTTTTTCAGGAAAAATCAGGCTTTCTGCAGCAGAAATTTCCTTACCTCTCGTCTCGATATTTGTGTCTTCAGCCCTTCTCAAAACAATCTATTCATTTTTCCCAAAACGTTTAGATGACACTACGATCAAGTGGCCGAATGATATTTACAAAGATGATAAAAAAGTGGCAGGGATATTAATTCAGTCTGAATTTAGTAACGGCGTTTATGACGTTGTGATTGGAATTGGATTAAATTTTTTTGGGCAAACGATTCCTGAACCATTAGCGGACAAGGCTTCATTTTTATGTGAAAAACAATTAAGTGAAGGTGAATTGGAAAGATTTGCCAATCAGCTGGTAGTCGAAATCAACCAAGCAGTGATCACTCTCCTCGACCAGAGCCAAGTATTAAAGGATTTGGTTTGGATCGAAGATCATTCTTTATTAAAAAACAAGGTCATAGAAACTGAGTGGGACCAAAGAATCGTGAGAGGAAGAGTTTTGGGAATTGATGAATTAGGATTCCTTCTCATTATGACTGAAACTGGTCAAAAGATTGAACTGATGGACACGTCACCAAAATTTCGGATAATATAA
- a CDS encoding SDR family NAD(P)-dependent oxidoreductase, protein MKLSGNTILITGCGMGIGALTAERLAKEGNDIIGVDINVSLLKDIQLKVESLGRKFYGYACDMSKEGQIEALIQKIKKKQLNFRILINNAGIAPSGPYEGKEFSVWEKALQINVNGPMKLVYESLPILRAQKEACIINLASIAGKFGTEGTVTYSATKHAMVGFSQALKMELYETQIGVSWICPSMVKTRMIDGVKPSFFTPIIEPDQVAKAICKAIQKNPGEVLVPSYLRSTIVIMPALFPKFSLWLAVKTKASKGWLLANKGLEKNIPV, encoded by the coding sequence ATGAAATTATCAGGAAACACGATTTTAATTACAGGATGTGGAATGGGGATTGGTGCCTTAACCGCAGAACGATTGGCAAAAGAAGGAAATGATATCATAGGTGTCGATATCAATGTATCCCTTTTAAAAGATATCCAATTGAAAGTGGAATCACTCGGCAGAAAATTTTATGGATATGCTTGTGATATGTCCAAAGAAGGACAAATTGAAGCACTGATTCAAAAAATTAAAAAAAAACAACTCAACTTTCGAATACTCATCAATAATGCAGGCATCGCACCCAGCGGTCCTTATGAAGGTAAGGAGTTTTCTGTTTGGGAAAAAGCTCTTCAAATCAATGTCAACGGACCAATGAAGTTGGTTTATGAATCCTTGCCGATCTTAAGAGCGCAAAAAGAGGCTTGCATTATCAATTTGGCAAGTATTGCCGGAAAATTTGGAACAGAAGGAACTGTTACTTATTCTGCCACCAAACATGCAATGGTTGGATTTTCTCAAGCCTTAAAGATGGAGTTATATGAGACTCAAATCGGTGTTAGTTGGATTTGTCCTTCTATGGTAAAAACTAGAATGATTGATGGGGTAAAACCTTCCTTTTTTACGCCTATCATCGAACCTGACCAAGTCGCTAAGGCAATTTGTAAGGCCATTCAAAAAAATCCTGGTGAGGTGCTTGTTCCATCCTATCTCCGATCCACAATTGTCATCATGCCAGCTCTATTCCCCAAATTTTCCCTATGGCTTGCTGTGAAAACAAAAGCTTCAAAAGGTTGGTTACTCGCCAACAAGGGACTTGAGAAAAATATTCCTGTTTAG
- the metF gene encoding methylenetetrahydrofolate reductase [NAD(P)H] has product MHISEILGKKQTTISFEFFPPKNEEASEDLFRNIQELSQMNPAYVSVTYGAGGSTRHLTHDLVVKLQNETGLTIVSHLTCVGSTKEEIGDILKRYDKSGIHNIMALRGDPPKGQQDFQQTENGFAYAGELVGFIKKEFPKMGIGVAGFPEGHPSTPNRLKEIEYLKWKVDQGADYICTQMFFDNNQFYDFVERCEIAGIKVPIIAGIMPVTSRKGMARMAELSLGTNFPAKLLKSLSRAEDDVYAENVGIHWATEQVRDLLDHKIAGIHMYTLNKSKATRKIYESLGVRNFDRIV; this is encoded by the coding sequence ATGCACATTTCTGAGATCCTTGGTAAAAAACAGACGACGATCAGCTTCGAATTTTTCCCCCCTAAAAATGAGGAAGCTTCCGAGGATTTGTTTCGAAATATCCAAGAACTTTCCCAAATGAACCCAGCTTACGTAAGTGTCACTTATGGAGCAGGCGGATCCACTAGACACTTAACACATGACTTGGTTGTCAAATTACAAAACGAAACGGGATTAACAATTGTTAGTCACCTTACCTGCGTCGGTTCCACAAAGGAAGAGATTGGTGATATTCTAAAACGTTACGACAAAAGTGGGATTCACAATATTATGGCTCTCCGAGGTGACCCACCCAAGGGGCAACAAGACTTCCAACAAACAGAGAATGGGTTTGCATATGCCGGCGAGTTGGTAGGTTTTATCAAAAAAGAATTTCCTAAAATGGGAATTGGAGTAGCTGGATTTCCAGAAGGACATCCCTCCACACCAAATCGATTGAAAGAAATTGAATACCTAAAATGGAAAGTAGACCAAGGTGCGGATTATATTTGTACCCAAATGTTTTTTGATAACAACCAATTTTATGATTTTGTAGAACGTTGTGAAATTGCTGGAATCAAAGTTCCAATCATCGCAGGAATTATGCCAGTCACTTCCAGAAAGGGAATGGCACGTATGGCTGAACTTTCCTTAGGCACCAATTTCCCTGCAAAATTATTGAAATCTTTATCTCGTGCAGAAGATGATGTTTATGCTGAGAATGTGGGCATCCACTGGGCTACAGAACAGGTGCGAGATTTATTGGATCACAAAATCGCAGGCATTCACATGTATACATTAAACAAATCGAAAGCCACTCGTAAAATTTACGAATCACTTGGGGTTCGAAATTTCGATCGTATCGTTTGA
- a CDS encoding MORN repeat-containing protein, whose protein sequence is MDEKKSLKSSMRSKYFIVLFFCIFVFCKSNQKICEGENCRNGKHTVPFENGDIFEGDFLEDIKHGFGKYQHLNGDTFEGEYKYGYKDGPGSYRYANGDQFIGNYVKGKKQGLGKYIFADGFILEGTWFQNELSGKAKITNAKGSLVLEGYWHQNSFIGFKPKQESNDTIEISNPK, encoded by the coding sequence ATGGACGAAAAAAAATCTCTTAAGTCATCCATGCGTTCTAAATACTTCATAGTTTTATTTTTTTGTATTTTTGTATTTTGTAAGTCGAACCAAAAAATCTGTGAAGGGGAAAATTGCCGGAATGGGAAACATACTGTTCCATTTGAAAATGGAGACATTTTTGAAGGCGATTTTTTAGAAGATATCAAACATGGTTTTGGAAAATACCAACATCTGAATGGCGATACCTTCGAAGGTGAATATAAATATGGATACAAAGACGGTCCCGGATCGTATCGATATGCGAATGGCGATCAATTCATTGGAAATTACGTAAAAGGGAAAAAGCAAGGGTTAGGAAAATACATTTTTGCAGATGGATTCATTTTGGAAGGGACTTGGTTCCAAAATGAATTGTCAGGAAAGGCAAAAATCACAAATGCTAAGGGAAGTTTGGTACTTGAAGGTTATTGGCACCAAAATTCATTCATCGGATTTAAGCCCAAACAAGAATCAAACGATACGATCGAAATTTCGAACCCCAAGTGA
- a CDS encoding response regulator transcription factor, which translates to MSQKKALIVDDSTVTRLMIRKIISEEYPNWEILEAESADKAKSILPDHPDIDLFSLDQNMPGTLSGLDLVENLKSNYPKSKIVLITANIQDAIKNKAKDLGILFIEKPITRDKLIPLLETI; encoded by the coding sequence ATGTCACAAAAAAAAGCACTTATAGTAGATGATAGTACTGTCACCCGTTTGATGATCCGAAAGATCATATCCGAAGAATACCCGAATTGGGAGATTTTGGAAGCAGAATCGGCGGATAAAGCAAAATCGATCTTACCTGATCATCCTGACATTGATTTATTTAGTTTGGATCAAAATATGCCGGGGACACTTTCCGGTCTTGATTTAGTTGAGAATCTTAAGTCAAATTATCCCAAATCCAAAATCGTACTCATTACCGCCAACATCCAAGATGCTATCAAAAACAAAGCAAAGGATCTTGGGATTCTGTTTATTGAAAAACCGATCACCCGGGACAAACTCATTCCCCTTTTGGAAACTATATGA
- a CDS encoding chemotaxis protein CheX, translating to MNHLTELEQDSLCELFNISLGGAAKLMSEMISDEILLTVPSLKLITKAEARNFENLAYQDVCTVEQKFIGDIGNGSAFLLFHKSASLEIVKMMMKDYVALNEVSQFEKDALSEIGNIILNAILSNLAKLSHYKIETHVPEFFSGKYEEILLNRNPNEDNSILLVFIDYQLKGKEIKGYIFFILNFDSIKNLSRVLIDKLK from the coding sequence ATGAATCACCTGACGGAACTGGAACAAGATTCATTGTGTGAACTTTTTAACATTAGTTTGGGTGGTGCAGCCAAATTGATGAGTGAAATGATTTCAGATGAAATTTTGTTAACAGTCCCAAGTTTAAAACTCATCACCAAGGCGGAAGCTAGAAATTTTGAAAATTTAGCTTATCAAGATGTTTGCACTGTTGAACAAAAATTTATAGGTGATATTGGAAATGGATCTGCTTTCCTATTATTTCATAAAAGTGCAAGTTTAGAAATTGTGAAGATGATGATGAAAGACTATGTGGCGCTCAATGAGGTATCGCAGTTTGAAAAAGATGCCTTAAGCGAAATAGGAAACATTATCTTAAATGCAATTTTATCGAATTTGGCAAAATTGTCCCATTACAAAATTGAAACCCATGTTCCTGAATTTTTTTCGGGTAAATACGAGGAAATTCTGTTGAATCGAAATCCAAACGAGGACAATTCAATTCTTTTAGTATTTATTGATTATCAATTAAAAGGCAAAGAAATCAAAGGTTACATATTTTTTATTTTAAATTTCGACAGTATCAAAAATCTTTCTCGAGTGCTCATCGATAAGTTAAAGTAG